TCTTTATTAGATGTATTTGTTGCAGAATCATCTGACGGAGGGAATACATTTACGAACCTCAGAATAACAGACAGTTCCTTTAATCCTAACGGGATTAGTCCTGTTCCAGTGGTCACGATCGGCAATTTTATTGATGTAACGATCGTGCCGAATAACGGTTTTTTTGCGGTCTGGACAGACGCATTATCGGGTTTCCAGCAAATTTACGGAAGCAACGGAATGTAGCTTAACGTACGAGACAGAGGAGGTGGGGCTGTTTTGAAAATTTTGTTGGCTACGTACTGGCCGATTCCTCATTTGGGTGGTGTGTGGCCCTTTATGCTGCAAATTAAACGAAGACTTGAGCTACTGGGTCACACGGTAGACTTGATGGGGAACGGACCGGATACCCCTAAATACCATATTGTTTTTGAAGATAAGGAGTTGCTGAAGGATCAATTGCTGCCCTTGCTGCATACGAAGCTGAATGAATCAGCTGCCCCTGTATTACATTTGGATTCATGGGTGCAGACGGTGGAAAAGGATCGATACTGTATGGAACTGGCGGCAGCCTATTTCGGGGTTGAGCAGTATGATGTGATTCATACGCAAGATGTCATAGCCACTCGTGCTCTAAGTCGGGTCAAACGCAAAGACAGTGCGTTGGTAGCAAATATTCATGGCTCGCTGGCTCGTGAAGTCATGATGGCTCTGGAGCGGGATCATGAAGAGGGTTACCGCGAGACGCTGATGTGGAAATATTATTGGGCGCTGGAGCATTATGGCGCTATTTCCGCTGATATTACGATTACGTCTACAGAATGGATGAAGCAGACGCTTGTGCGTGAGTTCGAAGTGCCTGAGCAGCAGATTGCCACTTTCCAATATGGCTTAGACACCGAACACTTCTGGGAAGTCCATGCCAGGGGAACAGACATGACACGACCTGAGGGGAAAAAAGTTATCATTTGTCCTTCTCGGCTGGTCTATATCAAAGGGCTACATTATTTAATGAGCGCTCTTGGCCTGTTGAAAGCAAGCCGTACGGATTGGGTTTGCTGGATTGTTGGGGAGGGAGATAAGAGGGAAGAGCTTCAGGCACAGGCGAAGGAGCTGGGGCTGGAAGAAGACGTGGTATTTCTCGGACATCGTGAAGATGTACCTGCCCTTTTACAACTGGCGGACCTTTTTGTACATCCGAGCATACAGGATAATCAGCCGTTTTCGGTCATGGAGGCACAGATTATAGGGCTTCCGGCAGTGGTATCGGATGCGGGTGGACTGCCGGAAATGGTGAAGCATGAACACACTGGACTGGTTTCCCCGGTTGGCGATGTGGAGGCACTTGCAGCTCATTTGCAGCATTTACTCGCTCAGGATGAAGTACGGATAGCTATGGGGAATCGTGCCAAGGCATGGGGAACCGCGCACTGGTCGCTGGATGTTATGATTGAACGGCTCGTCAATATTTATGGGCAAGCGCTTAATCAGGTGCGTTGATTCGATAGTTAGGAGGGAGAGCATGACTTTTCCTATCGTTGGAGACTTGTACAACCGTATTTTTGAAATCCAGCAGTCACATCCAGATCAGATGGTCGATTATGCAATCTGGAACCGAATTAACACCTCGCTGCCAGAGGATTATAAGCTGCCGGATGCTGACATTTTGGAACGGCTGAAACAATCTGCGCCATGAGCATACAGACCATATAAAAAGGCAGGTCGGGCTTACATTCCCACCTGCCTTTAGTTTATTTCAGCTCATTGTTCATCCGGGTTGTCATCCATTTGGTCTACATAAACCGAGCCTCGCATCATAAGTGGTCCCGTAACAACAGCACGGTGGTCAGCTGATTGTACAGTCAAGCAGTATACATGAGTCTCTGCCTGTCGTGCTGTTTCCTCATAGCTTAACTCGGCAAATCCCTCCTGATAACAGGAGTCCTGCAGCCAATCCAGCACGGGTCCCTGCTCATCGTTGCGGCGCAATCGAATATCCAGCTCCCCAATATCCCAGTTGAGCAGCGGATTCTCCCATGCCAAAGAGACTTCGATGAGAATGTGGCCCTCAGCTTCACCTGCAGGAATGATCAATGTAGAGAGCACGATCTCCTGTTCGGTAACCTGAAAAGGCAGTGCATATGTGCCTGCTTCAGCTTTGTTTTGAACTGTATATTTCAACAACATACAATTTTCCTCCTCTGCCTGTTCATTAAGGTGTCACGGTAAAATGACTGGCTGTCCGCTTAGCGACTACGTTCCCGTTCTCCACAAATTCCGCCAAGATAAACAGCGTTTCTGGATTGTAAATATTTGTGACCACTCGCAGATAAAATGGATTTTGGGCTGCCTCCATATCTTTGATTTCCAGTACAGAGCCAGCTTCGGGAGAAGGGCTCAGCCGAAGAAGTTGCCGCCTAAAAACACCACTGTCATTCCCCATTTCCAACAGCACATCAACAGATCTCTTTTCACGATTGAAAAAGGTTACATGGCAGCTTTGTATATGGGCGCTGTGGTAAGCGAGATGATGATCGACAGTTAAAAGAAACACGGACATATCATGATGCCTCCTTGAATTCCGTTAGGTTACCAGCCTTATATGATATGAAAAATAACCGCGAGTGGACTGGATAGTTGTACGCCTCTTTGACTAAAAGCGCGTCAGTGTCCAACCCTTTTTGCCATGCTGTGCATGTAATGTAGAGTGAACAATCTGCGGCCTGAAGCCCCTATTTGACTACAGAAGAAGCATAGAGCTAGATCGGGGGAAGGGTCGCTTTAACAAAGGAGGCACGGCTATGAGACTCGCACAGCTGGCAGGGGAATATGACGCGGTCTTCAGTCTGGGGCAAAACTGTACACCTGCCATTCAATTGGAAAAGAACCGTTTGCGGCCGTTTGCCGGGGTGCTGGATTGGATGATGTCTGACACGCTCTCTGATGTGAATCGCTTGCTTGAGAATCGGTTTGCAGGTTTTATGGATTTGCCCAATTTAAGTGTCGTTGGTACGAGCCAACTGAATTATATGGTCAGAGATATTGCTTATAATGTGATCTCGGTACACGATTTTCCGCAGGAACGTAACACGTCCGCAGATCTGGTGACCTATCCCGAGTTCAGGGAAAAGATAGACCGTCGTATCGAACGTTTTTTTGCAAAAACACAGATGGCCAAGCGCAACTTGTTCGTCCGTATGCTGGGCACCTATGAAGAAGTAGAGGAACTGGAGCGGATCTTGTCGGGGATCGTAGCGAATGAATTTCGGTTGTTAGTGGTGAATTGTTCCGGTGTAACGGAGTTGACGGAGGTGGATTGGCAGCTTCCTCATGTATGCGCAGTGGAAATGCCTTTTGCCGATGTATGGAATTACAAGAGTGATCCACACTGGCGCACCCTTTTTGAGGGAATGTCCTTGTCGAAAAGGGGAGGTCGTCGTGCTTGAACGGTTGCAAGGGGAATATGACGCAGTGTTTAGCCTGGGAGGGCATTGCTTACCATCGATTCAGCTGGATAAAAACGGACTGCGTCCGTATGCAGGTCCGCTGGATTGGATGATTTCTGGCAATTTGTCACAGATCAGTCGTTTACTGAATGAGCGATTTGCCCGTTTTATGGATGTTGAAAGCCTGCGTGTCACAGGGCATGATTACGGAGGTCATAACTTCCTGGTTGAGGATGCGTCCTATGAGGTTACAGCAGCACACCATTTTCCGGTTAGCCAGAATACATCAGAGCAGCTGGCGTCTTATCCTACATTCAAAACGACACTTGATCGCCGCATCGCACGTTTACTGGAGAAATTCGCATTGGCTTCCCGTCTGCTGCTGGTTCGTGTCGGTGGCAGCCGGGAGCAGGCGGTAGAACTGCATGATGTGTTGTCACAGAGGGTTACCTATGATTTTCGCTTGTTATACGTGGATTATACAGGGACTGAAGGTGTGACGGAGCTGAATTGGGGACTGGAGCGATTGGTTTCAGTAGCCCTGCCACCCGAGGATATATGGAACGGTCAGGATGAAATGTGGCGTTATATGCTGGACAACGTCAGACTTCATGTCTGAGGTGCGGAGACTATAGGAACACGTATAGATTGTCTTCCACCTGTGCTTGCGCCTGCGCCAAGCTGTAGAGCATCGCATAACATGATGCGAAGGGAAGATAGATGCTTCGGTTTAAAAGGAGGGTGCGCTAGTGAAGGCTTTGGTCACCGGAGGAGCCGGATTTATTGGTTCCCAGCTGGTACGTGCGCTTGCTGACTCGGGCGTCAGAGTGCTTGTGCTGGATAATCTGACGACCGGGAATGCTGCAAATGTAGACCCGCGCGCGGTCATGCATATTGCAGATATTCGCAGCCCTGAAGCCAGGACGCTGCTGATTCGGGAAAGCCCGGATATTGTGTTTCACTTGGCTGCACAGGCTGATGTGCAGCAATCCATCCATCACCCCGATGAGGATGCGGATGTGAATGTGCTGGGGACGATTCATTTGTTGCAGGCCTGTCGTGATGCGGGTGTGTCGAAAATCATATTTGCCTCCACATCCGGCGTATATGGAGAGCTGCAAAAGCAATGTATTCAGGAAGACGATCCCGTGGAGCCTATTTCAGGCTACGGACTGTCCAAGCTGACCGCAGAATCGTATATTCGGCTTTTTTATCGGTTGTACGGTTTGAACTACACGATTTTGCGTTACGGAAATGTGTATGGTCCCGGTCAGGCAGCGAAGGGAGAGGGCGGTGTCGTCGCTATTTTTATAGAGCGGCTGAAAAAAGGCAGCCCCTTGCTCATTCACGGCGACGGAACGCAAACCCGTGACTTTGTGTACGTCAAGGATATAGTTCGAGCCAATATGGCGGCTATGCATGCAGCGGACCAACGCACGGTGCATGTAAGTACGGGACGAACGACGTCCATCAATCGGCTGGCCTATGATTTACTAAAGCTGCACGGTTCGTCTGTGCGCCCTGTGTATTCACCGGCGCGGGCGGGAGATATTCACCACAGCTGTCTGAGTAACGCAGTCGCCAGACATTGGCTTCGTTGGGAACCGCTATACGGTATCTCTGCCGGTCTAAAGGAAACGTACGTGAGCAGTATGGGCACAGGCAAAGAAGGCGTATAGGGCTAACGAGCGCGCGAATCAACCAAGAGACTGAGAGAACCTCTCAGCCTCTTTTTGGTTTGGACGAATTTATATGTTTTCGCCAGCCAGCTTGTCCATTTAACTACTTATACTCTTCATCCAGATCAGCAACAAATGAGCGCTCCTTGATAACAGCTTGATACCAGTAGCCCGATTTCTTCAAATGCCGACTTCGATCATTTTCCAGATTAATTTCCACCAGTCCATAACGATTTTTAAAAGCATTCATAGGAGAAACGTTGTCTGTGAAGGCCCACAGCATATAACCTGTACAGTTGGAGCCTGCGTCTACAGCTTGTAACGTGTAGTATAAATGCTCAGTTATAAAGTCAATCCGATAGTCGTCCTGAATGATGTGTTCCTCATTTTTGAAAGCAGCTTCATTCTCAATGCCCATGCCATTTTCCGCGACAAACCACTCGATATTGTTATATTCGTTCTTGATACGTATGCCCATATCGTAAATGATCTTGGGATAAATTTCCCAGCCCCGTGACTTGTTCATTCTTTTACCTGGAAGTTCGAAATGCTCATAGTAGTATGAGGGGTGAAAAGGAATGTTTTCGTTCCATGCTTTACTCTGCGCTTTGACCCGGTGGGGAGAGTAGAGATTGATTCCAACGTAATCCACGGTATTTTCCTTAATCAAGGCCAGTTCTTCCGTTGTAGCCTCAAATGCAATATCATGCTTGCTCATAAGCTCGAACAATTCTTGCGGGTATTCGCCTTTTATAAGCGGGTCCAGAAATATCCGATTGTAAAATAAATCATACACATGTGCTGCGTACTGGTCATGAGGGGCGCTGGATCGGGCATAAGTCACTTCGGGATTCAAAATAGCACCTATTTTAGCCCCGTTCTGACTATAATTTTTGGCTTTGAAAAGCTGTACGCACTTTGCGGTAGCCAGCGTTTTGTTGTAGTTCCATTGCATCCACTTCCGTGTGTTTTGTTCATAGGGATAGCGAAGGGCATCCAGATAGACGCGAGTCTGTACAACAATGGGCTCATTAAACGTAAACCAGTGCTTGACCCGATCCCCGTACCGTTCAAACACCTTTTCCGCATATTTCACAAACAGCTCTACCACATGCTTGGAAGACCAGCCCTCATATTTGTCGAGCAAATAAGCAGGTAATTCATAGTGTTCCAGACAAATCATCGGCTCGACTCCGCTTGCAATTAATTCGTCAATGACTTTGCCCATATAATCCGCATAGGTTTCATCCACCACCACATTCTCATAATCCGTTAAGAAGCGGGCCCAATTAATAGAGGTGCGATAATGAGTCAGTCCAATCTGCTTCATCAGCGCAATATCCTCGGTATAACGATTATAAAAATCGGTTGCACCCGCGGGTCCATATCCATTGTGCCAGGCATAGCGGTCATTTTTGTACCATACGTCCAGATACGAGTCCTGACCTTCCTGTTTACCGCTCCAGCCCTCTGTCTGCCAGGCGGAAGCCGCTGCCCCCATCATGAAATTCGGTGGAATTTGTATTGTGTGTTTAGCCATGATATGTTTCTCCTTTTCATTCTATAGATTTCCCATAGCGATCCTCTGCGGGTGTATCTCTACATTAGCGCATTATTCAGTCGTTCGCTTGTTGGCAATTTCGAGGAACGAAAAATAGATGAGATGATGAGTTTATGAAAGAGTTCATCATACAAAAAATAAAGAGCCCTTGACGATAAGCTGCTTCTGGTTACGCTACTGGAGGCAGCTTATTAATCTTTTGCTGGGGTTGATATTGGAGTATACTCCTCAACTCTTTTCACATCCTGTCTATAAATTCAAATTATACAGGGTAACCCAAATGTTTATACAATAACTATTCTAGCTATAGGGGATACTCAAATTCAGCGAGGAATTTTCTTGATCTAGAATAAGTGTAGGGGATCATCGAGCAAAGTACATGAATTGGAAAAAAATATATTCTCGCGTTTTACACGATTTGGTTGTAATTCGCAGCCTTAAATCACCTACATAAGTGAGAGGGAATTGAAGACTAACATTAAAGAATGTGGAGCCATTTAGATGTTAGCGACTCTATCAAATCTACTCTCAACTAAACTAAATGGAGGCGTTTAACAATGGGTTATCACATTATTGCTAATTTTCCATCTAATCGAGATTACAAAGGAACACTGAAAGTTTATAACGATAGTGGTAGTTTGGTATTTGGACCTGTAGAAGCTTTAGGCCGTGGATCAAATGATCCGAAGAATGGTAACGACCATACGAACTGGAGACTTAAATATGCAGACATTCCTACAGGGGTTGCGAAAACAATTGTTTATGCGAAAGGTGACTCCGACTATTCTTATGGTCCTTATAAGCGTGTGTGGCTGAATCAAGCAGTAAGTGGGAACTTCCTGACTGCTACAAATAATGGCCGCGACGAAATTATGATTCATGGCGGAGACCCTGCTACAAGCACATCTCTGACTTGGTATCCTCTGCGTCCAACATACGGTTGCATCCGACTTTCTAACAGTGACCAAAGAGCACTAATTCAAGTGCTTGAGCAAAACGGAAGTTCCGGCAAAATCACAATAAACTAGAACAAAAAATTCAAAGGGCGGGATTTACTCCGCCCTATTTGGTATTAATTTGTACTGTATTTATCAAGTTTGAACCATTTTTGAAATTCGTTCTGGCTAATTTTTTTAACAGGTTTCACCTTTTTGCTGTCCATTGAGTATCTGTACAACTTCTTTTGGTCAGATGGATACTCACTTATATAGTCTAAACTTTTTCCATTTTTATGCCATAAAATCAGACTTGTGCTAATGTAATCCGTTTCCCTAGGAAGATATATAAAGGCATCCTTCTTGGTGTTATAAATGGCTATGGAGCTGCTTGATGTATCACCGTACGAAAAGGCAATTTGATCTTCTTTAGGTGACCAGTTATAAGCAGCAATGGATTCTACACTTTTTTTGCCTTTAGCTTTTAAAAGATCATTTACAATGGTAGATTTTCCGGTTTTAAGATTGATCAGTAATAACGTATCTCCTGCACTGCGCCGTGCCTGGATAGCCAACCATGTATTAGAAGGAGATAATACTGCGCTCGATATATTACGCAGTTTATCATTATATCCATCTGTTTTAATGGTGTAATTCTGTTCTCCTGTTTTGATCGTTATAGATGTAATAACACTCTTCTCAGAGCTTGGTGCATTTTCTAGCTCCATTTTTTTGGCCACTAACGAAACGTTGTTCTCCTTCCAAATCACCTGATTTGGGGTCTCGCTCTTTTTAAATTTGGTTACAGACTGGTAAACAGATGGATTTATAGTATTAACTGAACTTTGAACATGCGTATTAGGGCGTAAAGTGCTATTAGCATTGGCAATAGAAAAGCCACTTACACTTCCCACAAGCACTATACTAGACAGGAAAGCAGTAGCGTATTTTAGTCTTGGATTTTTCATTTTAATTGCTCCTTTGTAAAAAAATATTGGGCTTCAGGACTTGATCCAAGGTTTTCCTAAAATTAAATCTATATACATAGACGTGGAAATCGTGAATTTGTTTCTTGTTTATTGAAAAAAATTACATAACAATTGGAAAACATGAAGGAGCGAGTGATACTTTCGCCCGCTCTAGCAGGCCAGCCCAAGTCAAACATTCTGTTATAAGGTTGGATGTTATTGAGGTGAAGGCAAAATGCAATTTTTCCCTTCGATTTTCTATACTTAACCTATAATCTTGACATTCCTGCAGATTCAGAGATATTATAGATACAATAAGTCTGTGAATGAGGTGTAGTTATGAAATTTACCAAAGCAACCAATTATGCACTGCACACCATGCTCATGCTCGTTGAGGATTCGTCGGTGAAGCCCGTAGGTGTCCAGCAATTGGCCGAATCCCAAAATGTCTCACCCACGTATCTTTCAAAAATTTTGACGAGGCTTGTGAAGGCGGGGATGATCGAATCGGTCTCTGGAGCCAATGGGGGCTATCGCTTATCCCGCAATAAAGACGATATTACCTTTTTGGATATTATCCATGCGATTGAAGGGACGAATTCTTTGTTTGAATGTGATTTTGTCCATGGATCAGAATGTCTGATTCAAGCTGTAATGAGGGAAGCGGAGGAAAAAATGGAGGGCCATCTTAAAAATACGAAATTGGTCGATTTAGCCCAAAAGCAAGCGCAAGTATAAAGGGGAGCGGCTATAAATAGAGAGAAGGTGATCGCCAGTTATGTGAAGTGTTTTTTTTGTTTTAATTATAGATATAAAGAGTCTTTAATATCTTTGTAAAAGGAGCTGGATGTTATGCTGTACGATTGCGCTATTATTGGGGGAGGACCTGCTGGATTGAATGCAGCCCTTGTACTGGGCAGGGCAAGAAGAAGTGTGGCTTTGATCGATAATAACCGGCCCAGAAATGCGGTTACGCATGCGTCGCACGGTTTCATTACGAGAGATGGCGTAACGCCGGCCGAGTTCCGCCGCGTAGCTTATGAGGAAGTACTGCGGTATCCATCTGTGCATCATCTGCAAACCGAGGTTATTTCAGTTACGAAAAATGAATCCGGATTCGAGGTATTTGATTCTTCAGGCCTTCGTGTTCAAGCGCGAAAATTGATACTGGCGATGGGTGTAAAGGAGATATTCCCTGAGATCGAAGGTTTTTACACGTTCTACGGAAGAAGTTTGTTTAATTGCCCTTATTGCGATGGCTGGGAGTTACGGGATCAACCGCTTGTCCTCGTCTCTGAGTCGCCAGCTATATATCACACAGCCAAACTGCTCCTGAACTGGAGTAAGGATTTGCTTGTCTGCACGAACGGTCAGGCATTCTTGTCGGACGAGCAAAAAGAACGACTTCAATCTAAAGGAGTCGCGGTAATGGAGCAGCCTGTTGCAGCGTTCATCGGTCACCATGGACAGCTGGAGTATGTGTCCTTTACGGACGGTACTCAAGTCCCAAGGGCCGGCGGCTTTGTGACCCCCCAATTTGTGCAAAGTGCACCGTTTGGAGAACGTTTGGGCTGTGAAAGGACCGAGTCGGGCGGGATCCAAACGGATGGAGCGGGGAGAACCTCCATTCCTGGTGTATATGCTGCGGGGGATTCTTCATACTTCATGCCTTCTCAGTTGATTTTTGCTGCGGCCGACGGTAGCCGAACCGCTGCGAGTGTAAACCTGGATTTGACAGAGGAAGACTTTAACGAATGACGAGAAATTGAAGCTCTCATGATAGTTAAAGATAATGAGGAGAAGTGAGAATTTATCGTTTCCGGTAACGCTTAGATTCATTCGCTATAAAATCACAATTCAGAAGTATAAAAGCTGAAAGGCCGCCTATATGGCGGCCTTTTTCTATTCACTTGATTATAATTCTGCGTCTATACAAGACCTTCTTTCAATAACCTCTGTATTTACAAGAACCTGAGTATGGTGCTCCTGATTGTGATTAAGCCTTTCCATCAGCAAGTTTACAGCCGTTCGGGCCAAAATATCCTTTTTCACATGAATGGTTGTGAGTTCCGGGCTAATGACCTTAGCTTCATGAATATTATCAAACCCCATGACGGAAATTTGTTCAGGCACTCGAATGTTCATTTCCTGAAACGTTTTAATAGCACTG
This window of the Paenibacillus polymyxa genome carries:
- a CDS encoding Rrf2 family transcriptional regulator translates to MKFTKATNYALHTMLMLVEDSSVKPVGVQQLAESQNVSPTYLSKILTRLVKAGMIESVSGANGGYRLSRNKDDITFLDIIHAIEGTNSLFECDFVHGSECLIQAVMREAEEKMEGHLKNTKLVDLAQKQAQV
- a CDS encoding glycosyltransferase family 4 protein, which translates into the protein MKILLATYWPIPHLGGVWPFMLQIKRRLELLGHTVDLMGNGPDTPKYHIVFEDKELLKDQLLPLLHTKLNESAAPVLHLDSWVQTVEKDRYCMELAAAYFGVEQYDVIHTQDVIATRALSRVKRKDSALVANIHGSLAREVMMALERDHEEGYRETLMWKYYWALEHYGAISADITITSTEWMKQTLVREFEVPEQQIATFQYGLDTEHFWEVHARGTDMTRPEGKKVIICPSRLVYIKGLHYLMSALGLLKASRTDWVCWIVGEGDKREELQAQAKELGLEEDVVFLGHREDVPALLQLADLFVHPSIQDNQPFSVMEAQIIGLPAVVSDAGGLPEMVKHEHTGLVSPVGDVEALAAHLQHLLAQDEVRIAMGNRAKAWGTAHWSLDVMIERLVNIYGQALNQVR
- a CDS encoding DUF1796 family putative cysteine peptidase, which codes for MRLAQLAGEYDAVFSLGQNCTPAIQLEKNRLRPFAGVLDWMMSDTLSDVNRLLENRFAGFMDLPNLSVVGTSQLNYMVRDIAYNVISVHDFPQERNTSADLVTYPEFREKIDRRIERFFAKTQMAKRNLFVRMLGTYEEVEELERILSGIVANEFRLLVVNCSGVTELTEVDWQLPHVCAVEMPFADVWNYKSDPHWRTLFEGMSLSKRGGRRA
- a CDS encoding L,D-transpeptidase; this translates as MGYHIIANFPSNRDYKGTLKVYNDSGSLVFGPVEALGRGSNDPKNGNDHTNWRLKYADIPTGVAKTIVYAKGDSDYSYGPYKRVWLNQAVSGNFLTATNNGRDEIMIHGGDPATSTSLTWYPLRPTYGCIRLSNSDQRALIQVLEQNGSSGKITIN
- a CDS encoding NAD-dependent epimerase/dehydratase family protein; this encodes MKALVTGGAGFIGSQLVRALADSGVRVLVLDNLTTGNAANVDPRAVMHIADIRSPEARTLLIRESPDIVFHLAAQADVQQSIHHPDEDADVNVLGTIHLLQACRDAGVSKIIFASTSGVYGELQKQCIQEDDPVEPISGYGLSKLTAESYIRLFYRLYGLNYTILRYGNVYGPGQAAKGEGGVVAIFIERLKKGSPLLIHGDGTQTRDFVYVKDIVRANMAAMHAADQRTVHVSTGRTTSINRLAYDLLKLHGSSVRPVYSPARAGDIHHSCLSNAVARHWLRWEPLYGISAGLKETYVSSMGTGKEGV
- a CDS encoding DUF1796 family putative cysteine peptidase codes for the protein MLERLQGEYDAVFSLGGHCLPSIQLDKNGLRPYAGPLDWMISGNLSQISRLLNERFARFMDVESLRVTGHDYGGHNFLVEDASYEVTAAHHFPVSQNTSEQLASYPTFKTTLDRRIARLLEKFALASRLLLVRVGGSREQAVELHDVLSQRVTYDFRLLYVDYTGTEGVTELNWGLERLVSVALPPEDIWNGQDEMWRYMLDNVRLHV
- a CDS encoding NAD(P)/FAD-dependent oxidoreductase, giving the protein MLYDCAIIGGGPAGLNAALVLGRARRSVALIDNNRPRNAVTHASHGFITRDGVTPAEFRRVAYEEVLRYPSVHHLQTEVISVTKNESGFEVFDSSGLRVQARKLILAMGVKEIFPEIEGFYTFYGRSLFNCPYCDGWELRDQPLVLVSESPAIYHTAKLLLNWSKDLLVCTNGQAFLSDEQKERLQSKGVAVMEQPVAAFIGHHGQLEYVSFTDGTQVPRAGGFVTPQFVQSAPFGERLGCERTESGGIQTDGAGRTSIPGVYAAGDSSYFMPSQLIFAAADGSRTAASVNLDLTEEDFNE
- a CDS encoding glycoside hydrolase family 1 protein, giving the protein MAKHTIQIPPNFMMGAAASAWQTEGWSGKQEGQDSYLDVWYKNDRYAWHNGYGPAGATDFYNRYTEDIALMKQIGLTHYRTSINWARFLTDYENVVVDETYADYMGKVIDELIASGVEPMICLEHYELPAYLLDKYEGWSSKHVVELFVKYAEKVFERYGDRVKHWFTFNEPIVVQTRVYLDALRYPYEQNTRKWMQWNYNKTLATAKCVQLFKAKNYSQNGAKIGAILNPEVTYARSSAPHDQYAAHVYDLFYNRIFLDPLIKGEYPQELFELMSKHDIAFEATTEELALIKENTVDYVGINLYSPHRVKAQSKAWNENIPFHPSYYYEHFELPGKRMNKSRGWEIYPKIIYDMGIRIKNEYNNIEWFVAENGMGIENEAAFKNEEHIIQDDYRIDFITEHLYYTLQAVDAGSNCTGYMLWAFTDNVSPMNAFKNRYGLVEINLENDRSRHLKKSGYWYQAVIKERSFVADLDEEYK